In Flavobacterium sp. N3904, one DNA window encodes the following:
- a CDS encoding NADH-quinone oxidoreductase subunit N, protein MDLNSIIAMRQEIFLLAIILLLIVGEIFIPNNKKRSIIHLALFLFGIHTIIGFFTIEESSLFGGMFRTNNLIHFFKNVLNVGVLIILLQSADWIQEKMVSQNKGTEFFLLLFSSLLGMYFMISSGDFLMFYIGLELSTLPVAALVAWETSKRISSEAGIKFILSAGLASGVSLFGISLLYASTGSIYFADILNVLTSTNLTLLGSILFFSGLAFKISLVPFHFWTADVYEGAPIGVASYLSVISKGAAVFILMIIMFTILRPLMQFWENIIYVLAIATMFIGNLFALRQQNMKRFLAFSSIAQAGFILLGLISGTQLGTATVVYFVMVYIFSNLAAFGVVQAISLQTGKENRDDYNGLYRTNPNLSLVMMLALFSLAGIPPVAGFFGKFFLFAAAASKGYYLLVFLAVVNVTISLYYYLLVVRAMFIRKNENPIPFFKNKIYMRLGLIITVLGILILGLYSPLYDYIFELSNVFNK, encoded by the coding sequence ATGGATTTGAACAGCATTATCGCAATGAGACAAGAAATTTTCCTATTGGCAATTATTTTACTGCTAATTGTAGGCGAAATTTTCATACCAAACAATAAAAAAAGAAGCATCATTCATTTAGCTCTTTTTTTGTTTGGCATTCATACAATTATAGGATTTTTTACAATTGAAGAAAGTAGTTTATTTGGTGGAATGTTCCGAACAAATAATCTAATTCACTTCTTTAAAAATGTGCTCAATGTGGGCGTATTGATTATTTTACTTCAGTCAGCAGATTGGATTCAGGAGAAAATGGTAAGCCAAAACAAAGGAACCGAGTTTTTTTTACTTTTATTTTCTTCGCTTCTGGGAATGTATTTTATGATTTCTTCAGGTGATTTTCTAATGTTTTATATCGGATTGGAATTGTCAACTTTGCCAGTTGCAGCGCTAGTAGCATGGGAAACTTCCAAAAGAATTTCGAGTGAGGCAGGTATTAAATTTATTCTTTCAGCTGGATTGGCGTCTGGAGTTTCCTTATTTGGAATTTCATTATTGTATGCCTCTACTGGTTCCATATATTTCGCCGATATCCTTAATGTATTGACAAGTACAAATTTAACTTTATTAGGATCCATCCTATTCTTTTCGGGATTAGCCTTCAAAATATCATTGGTTCCGTTTCATTTTTGGACCGCCGATGTTTATGAAGGAGCACCAATTGGAGTTGCTTCCTATCTATCGGTAATTTCAAAAGGAGCGGCAGTTTTTATTCTAATGATTATAATGTTTACGATTCTAAGACCATTAATGCAGTTTTGGGAAAACATTATCTATGTCCTTGCAATTGCAACAATGTTTATTGGAAATCTATTTGCATTGCGTCAACAAAATATGAAACGATTTCTGGCGTTCTCTTCAATAGCACAAGCCGGATTTATCTTATTAGGACTAATTTCCGGAACACAACTAGGGACAGCAACAGTTGTTTATTTTGTAATGGTGTATATATTTTCGAATTTAGCTGCTTTTGGAGTAGTGCAAGCCATTTCATTGCAAACAGGAAAAGAAAACAGAGACGATTATAACGGTCTGTACAGAACCAACCCCAATTTGAGTCTCGTGATGATGCTGGCATTGTTTTCCTTAGCCGGAATCCCTCCAGTGGCAGGATTCTTTGGAAAATTCTTTCTATTTGCCGCTGCAGCAAGCAAAGGCTATTATCTATTGGTTTTCTTGGCAGTTGTCAATGTAACCATTTCGCTTTACTATTATTTATTGGTGGTAAGAGCGATGTTTATAAGAAAAAATGAAAATCCAATTCCATTTTTCAAGAACAAAATTTATATGCGATTGGGATTGATAATAACAGTTTTAGGTATTCTTATACTAGGTTTATACAGTCCTTTATATGATTACATTTTTGAATTAAGCAACGTTTTTAATAAATAA
- a CDS encoding complex I subunit 4 family protein has protein sequence MDILSLFVIVPIFTLIALVLSKGLNQARIISMIGSFIQLGMAINLLFAYFRERAVNKSVMLFTQDAVWFKNFNIHYAIGVDGISVALLLLTSIVVLAGVFISWKTDDLPKEFFISLLVLATGVYGFFISIDLFTMFVFYEIAVIPMYLLIGIWGSGPKEYSAMKLTLMLMGASAILLVGVLGIYFNSNADGGALTFNILEIAKVHIPFEAQKLFFPLTFIGFAVLGALFPFHTWSPDGHASAPTAVSMLHAGVLMKLGGYGVFRIAMFLLPLGAIEWSWFFIILSATGVIYGAFGALKQTDLKYINAYSSVSHLGMVLFALLMLNKTAWNGAILQSLSHGFMTALFFALIGMIYGRTHTRDITKLGGLLKVMPFISVIYVIAGLASLGLPGFSGFVAEMNIFVGAFQHQEMFYRVATIISVSAIVVTAVYILRVLGIMLMGPVKNDEFLDLPKATWFEITGILLLLIPMIGMGVAPLWLSNMTMDSIQPFIQGVLNHL, from the coding sequence ATGGATATTTTATCACTTTTTGTAATTGTACCTATATTCACGCTTATAGCTTTGGTTTTATCCAAAGGCTTGAATCAGGCTCGAATTATTTCAATGATTGGAAGTTTCATTCAACTCGGAATGGCTATCAATTTACTTTTTGCTTATTTTAGAGAAAGAGCGGTCAACAAAAGCGTTATGCTTTTTACCCAAGACGCTGTTTGGTTTAAAAATTTCAATATCCATTATGCTATTGGTGTTGATGGAATTTCGGTCGCGCTGTTGTTGCTGACCTCAATTGTAGTGCTGGCGGGCGTTTTTATTTCTTGGAAAACAGACGACTTACCCAAAGAATTTTTCATTTCCCTATTGGTATTGGCCACTGGAGTATATGGTTTCTTTATTTCCATCGATTTGTTTACCATGTTTGTATTCTACGAAATTGCGGTAATACCAATGTATTTGCTGATTGGAATTTGGGGCTCAGGTCCTAAAGAATATTCTGCAATGAAGTTGACATTAATGTTAATGGGAGCCTCTGCTATTCTTTTGGTTGGTGTTCTAGGAATTTATTTTAATTCGAATGCCGATGGTGGCGCTTTAACTTTCAACATCTTAGAAATTGCCAAAGTGCACATTCCATTTGAAGCTCAAAAGCTATTTTTCCCATTAACATTTATTGGGTTTGCAGTATTGGGAGCTTTGTTTCCATTTCATACTTGGTCACCAGATGGTCATGCCTCTGCCCCGACAGCGGTATCAATGCTTCACGCAGGAGTTTTAATGAAATTGGGAGGTTATGGTGTCTTTAGAATTGCAATGTTTTTATTGCCATTGGGAGCTATTGAATGGTCTTGGTTTTTCATCATATTATCCGCAACCGGAGTCATTTACGGTGCCTTTGGAGCTTTAAAACAAACCGATTTAAAATACATCAATGCATATTCCTCAGTGAGTCACTTAGGAATGGTATTGTTCGCTTTATTAATGCTGAACAAAACAGCTTGGAACGGAGCTATTTTACAATCACTTTCCCACGGTTTTATGACTGCCCTGTTCTTTGCATTAATCGGAATGATTTACGGAAGAACACACACAAGAGACATCACCAAATTGGGTGGATTATTAAAAGTAATGCCGTTTATATCCGTCATCTATGTAATTGCGGGATTAGCATCATTGGGGTTGCCTGGATTTAGTGGTTTTGTTGCCGAAATGAACATTTTTGTTGGAGCATTTCAGCATCAAGAAATGTTTTACAGGGTAGCTACAATTATTTCAGTGTCGGCAATTGTGGTAACAGCAGTCTACATTCTTCGTGTTCTCGGAATTATGCTAATGGGACCAGTTAAAAACGATGAATTTTTAGACTTGCCAAAAGCAACCTGGTTTGAAATAACAGGCATTCTGTTGCTATTAATTCCAATGATTGGTATGGGAGTTGCACCACTTTGGTTGAGCAATATGACAATGGATAGCATTCAACCATTTATTCAAGGAGTATTAAATCATTTATAA
- the rpmI gene encoding 50S ribosomal protein L35 codes for MPKMKTKSSAKKRFKVTGSGKIKRKHAFKSHILTKKSKKRKLALTHSALVHKTDMKSIKQQLRII; via the coding sequence ATGCCTAAAATGAAAACCAAATCTAGCGCCAAGAAACGTTTTAAAGTTACTGGTTCTGGAAAGATTAAGAGAAAGCATGCTTTTAAAAGTCACATCTTGACTAAAAAATCTAAAAAACGTAAATTAGCTTTGACACACTCAGCGCTAGTTCACAAAACAGATATGAAAAGCATCAAACAACAATTAAGAATTATCTAA
- a CDS encoding secretion protein, which produces MKTILKLSLVVLVAMTTMSTYAIDGDFLLNVKKGTGKEISFSVNQIQKANVTIYDKFHNVIYSEIATGKGGILKTYSLEEFPDGVYFLEVETNLKKVTHEIVIANQATTLSRKSIAEVYKGELKMKNQNVATTN; this is translated from the coding sequence ATGAAAACGATCTTAAAACTTAGTCTAGTAGTATTAGTAGCGATGACTACCATGAGTACTTATGCAATCGATGGTGATTTTTTACTAAATGTAAAAAAAGGAACGGGTAAAGAAATTAGTTTTTCGGTAAACCAGATTCAAAAAGCCAATGTAACGATCTACGATAAATTCCACAATGTAATCTATAGCGAAATCGCCACCGGAAAAGGGGGTATCTTGAAAACCTATAGCCTTGAGGAATTTCCTGATGGAGTTTACTTTTTGGAAGTGGAAACTAATCTTAAAAAAGTGACACATGAAATCGTGATTGCGAATCAAGCGACCACTTTGTCCAGAAAATCAATCGCCGAAGTCTACAAAGGGGAATTGAAAATGAAAAACCAAAACGTGGCTACAACCAATTAA
- the infC gene encoding translation initiation factor IF-3, with product MAIRSNRGYQPRVEKKDAHRINNFIRGVQEVRLVGENIEPGVFKLAEALRLADQFELDLVEISPNAEPPVCKIMDYKKFVYEQKKRDKILKAKSTQVVVKEIRFGPQTDEHDYEFKRKNAEKFLKEGAKLKAFVFFKGRSIIYKDQGQILLLRLATDLEEYGKVEAMPVLEGKRMIMFIAPKKKK from the coding sequence ATAGCAATAAGAAGCAACAGAGGTTATCAACCTCGCGTAGAAAAAAAGGATGCACACAGAATAAACAATTTTATTCGTGGTGTACAAGAAGTAAGACTTGTGGGTGAAAACATAGAGCCTGGAGTTTTTAAACTTGCAGAAGCTTTAAGATTAGCTGACCAATTTGAATTGGATTTAGTTGAGATTTCACCAAACGCAGAGCCGCCAGTTTGTAAAATCATGGATTACAAGAAATTTGTTTACGAACAAAAGAAACGTGATAAGATTCTGAAAGCCAAATCTACTCAAGTGGTAGTAAAAGAAATACGTTTTGGTCCTCAAACTGATGAGCATGATTACGAATTTAAGAGAAAGAATGCTGAAAAATTCCTAAAAGAAGGAGCTAAATTAAAAGCTTTTGTATTCTTTAAAGGACGTTCTATTATCTACAAAGATCAAGGACAAATCTTATTATTAAGATTGGCTACTGACTTGGAAGAATATGGAAAAGTAGAAGCGATGCCAGTTCTTGAAGGAAAGAGAATGATTATGTTTATTGCTCCGAAAAAGAAAAAATAG
- the rplT gene encoding 50S ribosomal protein L20 → MPRSVNSVAKRARRKKIMKQAKGFFGRRKNVWTVAKNAVEKAMCYAYRDRKVNKRNFRALWIQRINAGARLEGMSYSQFMGKVKANGIELNRKVLADLAMNHPEAFKAVLNKVK, encoded by the coding sequence ATGCCAAGATCGGTAAATTCAGTTGCAAAAAGAGCAAGAAGAAAAAAAATAATGAAGCAAGCCAAAGGTTTCTTTGGTAGACGTAAAAACGTTTGGACAGTTGCTAAGAATGCGGTAGAGAAAGCAATGTGCTACGCTTACCGTGACAGAAAAGTGAATAAAAGAAATTTCCGTGCATTATGGATTCAACGTATCAACGCTGGAGCTAGATTGGAAGGAATGTCTTATTCTCAATTCATGGGTAAAGTAAAAGCTAACGGAATCGAATTGAACCGTAAAGTTCTTGCAGATTTAGCGATGAACCACCCAGAAGCTTTCAAAGCAGTACTTAATAAAGTAAAATAA
- the nuoL gene encoding NADH-quinone oxidoreductase subunit L: MNITYIFFIPLIPLAVFLLLGIFNQQIKPAVSGYIGVLGLLVAAALSYYTAYQYFFVSGKVNGVYQTFVEKTVWMNFTDTLHIDMGILVDPISVMMLVVVTTISLMVHIYSRGYMKGDGGYTKFFSFLSLFSFSMLGLVLATNLFQIYIFWELVGVSSFLLIGYYYTKTSAVAAAKKAFIVTRFADFGFLIGILIVGYYAGTFDFQTLNAVNPAGEGLLLHWGASSFMGLSVITWALLLIFMGGAGKSAMFPLHIWLPDAMEGPTPVSALIHAATMVVAGVYLVARLFPMYYFVEGGFALNIVAYVGAFSSLFAAIIAVTQNDIKRVLAFSTMSQIGLMMLALGVSGYDNHEGVGYMASMFHLFTHAMFKALLFLGAGSVIHAVHSNYLKDMGGLRKYMPITNITFLIAALAIAGVPPFAGFWSKDEILVAAFEKNQLLYFVGLFIAGLTAFYMFRLYFGIFWGKETEYKHAPHESPMSMTFPLLFLALMSIVAGFIPFSEFVTADKVGFEGHLDYPLAAAAVGIGLAGIILAWVFYKKENDLAERFANAFGVFYKWTFNKFYFDEIYMFVTKKIIFDRVSAPIAKFDKKYVDGTMEGIGNKTVLISEKIKGLQSGRLQDYAMFFVSGVVVIALVFIYLWT, from the coding sequence ATGAACATAACTTATATATTTTTTATTCCGTTGATTCCGTTAGCCGTTTTCTTGCTTTTGGGAATCTTTAACCAACAAATCAAACCAGCAGTTTCAGGATACATCGGTGTTTTGGGATTATTAGTCGCTGCAGCACTTTCATATTATACTGCTTACCAATACTTTTTTGTTTCTGGAAAAGTAAATGGTGTTTATCAGACTTTCGTCGAAAAAACAGTCTGGATGAACTTTACCGATACCCTGCATATTGACATGGGAATTTTGGTAGATCCCATATCAGTGATGATGCTTGTAGTGGTCACAACAATTTCTTTAATGGTTCATATTTATAGTCGAGGATACATGAAAGGTGACGGCGGATATACCAAATTTTTCTCTTTTCTGTCTCTCTTTTCATTTTCAATGCTCGGATTGGTATTGGCTACAAATCTATTCCAAATTTATATCTTCTGGGAATTGGTAGGAGTTTCCTCTTTCTTATTAATTGGCTATTATTATACCAAAACATCGGCGGTCGCAGCTGCCAAAAAAGCCTTTATTGTGACTCGATTTGCTGATTTTGGCTTCTTGATCGGGATTCTGATCGTAGGCTATTACGCTGGTACTTTTGATTTTCAAACATTAAACGCTGTCAATCCAGCAGGCGAAGGATTGCTTTTGCATTGGGGAGCTTCTTCCTTTATGGGATTATCTGTAATTACTTGGGCACTGCTTTTAATATTTATGGGAGGAGCCGGAAAATCGGCCATGTTCCCATTGCACATTTGGTTGCCAGATGCCATGGAAGGTCCAACTCCAGTTTCGGCATTAATACACGCAGCAACCATGGTTGTAGCCGGAGTATATCTAGTGGCTCGATTATTTCCAATGTACTATTTTGTTGAAGGAGGATTTGCTTTGAATATTGTGGCATATGTTGGTGCATTTTCGTCTTTATTTGCAGCCATTATAGCGGTTACCCAAAATGATATTAAACGGGTTTTAGCGTTTTCGACCATGTCTCAAATTGGTTTAATGATGTTGGCATTGGGTGTTTCGGGTTATGACAATCACGAAGGTGTTGGATATATGGCCTCTATGTTTCATTTGTTTACCCACGCCATGTTCAAAGCCCTACTGTTCTTGGGAGCTGGTTCTGTTATTCATGCGGTTCATAGCAATTACTTGAAAGATATGGGAGGATTGCGCAAGTATATGCCAATCACCAATATTACTTTCCTGATTGCTGCTTTGGCTATTGCAGGAGTACCGCCATTTGCAGGATTTTGGAGTAAAGACGAAATATTAGTTGCTGCTTTTGAAAAAAACCAATTGCTTTATTTTGTGGGTCTTTTTATAGCTGGCTTAACCGCTTTTTATATGTTCCGTCTTTATTTTGGAATATTTTGGGGTAAAGAAACTGAATACAAACATGCTCCACACGAATCTCCTATGTCAATGACATTTCCTTTATTGTTTTTGGCTTTAATGAGTATTGTTGCAGGATTTATTCCTTTTAGTGAATTTGTTACCGCTGACAAAGTTGGATTCGAAGGACATTTAGATTATCCATTGGCTGCTGCGGCAGTAGGAATAGGATTAGCCGGAATCATCCTTGCCTGGGTTTTCTATAAAAAAGAAAATGATTTGGCTGAAAGATTTGCCAATGCATTCGGAGTATTTTATAAATGGACATTCAATAAATTTTATTTTGACGAAATCTATATGTTCGTTACCAAGAAAATAATTTTCGATCGGGTTTCAGCACCAATTGCCAAATTCGACAAGAAATATGTTGACGGAACAATGGAAGGCATCGGAAACAAAACGGTTCTAATTTCCGAAAAAATAAAAGGATTACAATCCGGTCGATTACAAGATTACGCTATGTTTTTTGTTTCGGGAGTTGTAGTTATCGCTTTGGTTTTCATTTATTTATGGACATAA
- the thrS gene encoding threonine--tRNA ligase yields the protein MIKITLPDGSVREFAPGVTPMDVAKSISEGFARNVISASFNGTTIETSTPLTTDGSLTLYTWNDADGKKAFWHSTSHVMAQVLEEMYPGIQLTLGPAISNGFYYDVDFGDQKISDADFKKIEDRVLEISRGKHEFKMRPVSKAEALEIYKDNVYKTELITNLEDGTITFCDHSTFTDLCRGGHIPNTGIIKAMKVMSVAGAYWRGDEKNKQLTRVYGTSFPKQKDLTEYLELLEEAKRRDHRKLGKELELFAFSAKVGQGLPLWLPKGAALRDRLEQFLKKAQKKGGYEQVVTPHIGQKELYVTSGHYAKYGADSFQPISTPAEGEEFLLKPMNCPHHCEIYNVRPWSYKDLPKRYAEFGTVYRYEQSGELHGLTRVRGFTQDDAHIFCTPEQLDEEFKKVIDLVLYVFGSLGFENFTAQISLRDKENRDKYIGSDENWEKAENAIINAAADKGLSTVVEYGEAAFYGPKLDFMVKDALGRQWQLGTIQVDYNLPERFELTYKGSDNELHRPVMIHRAPFGSMERFIAILLEHTAGNFPLWLMPEQAIILSLSEKYENYAKKVLNLLENHEIRALIDNRSETIGKKIRDAEMQKIPFMLIVGEEEEKNGTISIRRHGQEGKGNISVTIEEFASIVDEEIKKTLKVFTV from the coding sequence ATGATTAAGATTACTTTGCCCGATGGGTCAGTTAGAGAGTTTGCTCCCGGAGTAACTCCGATGGATGTTGCAAAAAGCATCAGTGAAGGATTTGCTAGAAATGTGATTTCGGCTTCTTTTAATGGCACAACAATTGAAACATCAACACCACTGACGACCGACGGCAGTCTTACTTTATATACATGGAATGATGCTGATGGCAAGAAAGCTTTTTGGCATTCGACTTCGCACGTTATGGCGCAAGTACTTGAGGAAATGTATCCTGGTATACAATTGACTCTTGGACCTGCAATTTCTAACGGCTTCTATTATGATGTGGACTTTGGTGATCAAAAGATTTCGGATGCAGATTTTAAGAAAATTGAAGACCGTGTTCTTGAAATTTCAAGAGGAAAACATGAATTTAAAATGCGTCCTGTTTCGAAAGCAGAAGCGTTGGAAATATACAAAGACAATGTATATAAAACTGAACTGATTACTAATCTTGAAGACGGAACAATCACTTTTTGCGATCATTCTACTTTTACTGATTTATGTCGTGGAGGTCATATTCCGAATACAGGAATCATCAAAGCAATGAAAGTGATGAGTGTAGCCGGAGCTTACTGGAGAGGTGATGAGAAAAACAAACAGCTTACTCGTGTTTACGGAACTTCATTCCCTAAACAAAAAGATTTAACAGAATATCTAGAATTACTAGAAGAAGCAAAACGTCGCGACCACAGAAAACTAGGAAAAGAGCTGGAATTATTTGCTTTTTCTGCAAAAGTTGGTCAAGGTTTGCCTTTATGGTTACCAAAAGGAGCAGCTTTGAGAGATCGATTGGAGCAATTTTTGAAAAAAGCACAGAAAAAAGGAGGTTACGAACAAGTTGTTACTCCACATATTGGTCAAAAAGAATTGTATGTAACATCTGGTCACTACGCAAAATATGGAGCGGATAGTTTTCAACCCATAAGCACTCCTGCTGAAGGAGAAGAGTTTTTATTGAAACCGATGAACTGTCCTCATCACTGTGAAATCTATAACGTAAGACCCTGGTCATACAAAGATTTACCTAAGCGATATGCTGAATTTGGAACTGTTTACAGATACGAACAAAGCGGTGAATTGCATGGTTTGACTCGTGTACGTGGGTTTACGCAGGATGATGCACATATTTTTTGTACTCCAGAACAATTAGACGAGGAGTTTAAAAAAGTAATTGACTTGGTACTTTATGTATTTGGTTCATTAGGTTTTGAAAACTTTACTGCTCAAATTTCTCTGAGAGATAAAGAGAACAGAGATAAATATATTGGTTCTGACGAAAATTGGGAAAAAGCAGAAAATGCCATTATAAATGCGGCTGCCGACAAAGGACTAAGCACTGTTGTCGAATACGGAGAAGCTGCTTTCTACGGTCCTAAACTGGATTTCATGGTAAAGGATGCATTGGGCAGACAATGGCAACTAGGAACGATACAGGTAGATTACAACTTACCCGAGCGTTTTGAGTTGACCTACAAAGGATCTGATAATGAATTGCATAGACCTGTAATGATTCACAGAGCTCCATTTGGATCTATGGAACGATTTATTGCCATTTTATTAGAGCATACAGCAGGAAATTTCCCGCTTTGGTTGATGCCCGAGCAGGCAATTATACTGTCTTTGAGTGAGAAATATGAAAATTATGCTAAAAAAGTTTTAAATCTGCTAGAAAATCACGAAATTCGCGCCCTAATTGACAACAGAAGCGAGACGATAGGAAAGAAAATCAGAGATGCAGAAATGCAGAAGATCCCGTTTATGCTGATTGTAGGTGAAGAAGAGGAGAAAAACGGAACCATTTCTATTCGTCGTCATGGTCAAGAAGGAAAAGGCAATATCAGCGTTACAATAGAAGAATTTGCTTCGATTGTTGACGAGGAAATCAAAAAAACATTAAAAGTATTTACAGTTTAA
- a CDS encoding OprO/OprP family phosphate-selective porin — protein sequence MEKQTNEGNQLFTDTIKSLIPISKQSLLRDIDVVFNTRMAYDSKFFDGEHTLSNFNVNQLRFEVKGKIHDKVYFRFRNRYTREPIPGNLDNISRSVDLAFVRIDLSPRTNFSFGKLCADWGGWEFDFNPIDILAYNDIIEYADNFLVGAGISHTLSDEKNSFSFQILNSRTKTYEEQYGSTAPPNLNPSEYPLAAVVNWRGNFFDGKFETTYSYSFFNEAKGAHMNYFALGNKFKAKNLLLYYDFQYSDEGLDRKGIISGIISNQYQYAAQNTLYVENWIRAEYLVNPKINLLLTVMTSNASWKDNPDPNGSSKLSTSYGLIPTIQYMPFKDFNMKFYLGYVARKYNYTGYAETTFGAKDYTTGLLSFGIIAPLLVL from the coding sequence ATGGAAAAGCAAACAAATGAAGGGAATCAATTATTTACTGATACTATTAAGTCACTAATTCCTATTTCAAAACAATCTTTGTTGCGGGATATTGATGTTGTTTTTAATACTAGAATGGCGTATGATAGTAAATTTTTTGATGGGGAACATACGCTTTCAAACTTTAACGTAAACCAACTTCGGTTTGAAGTAAAAGGTAAAATTCACGACAAAGTATATTTCAGATTTAGAAATAGATACACCAGAGAGCCAATTCCGGGAAATCTGGACAATATTAGTCGATCTGTCGATTTGGCATTCGTTAGAATTGATTTAAGCCCAAGAACTAATTTTTCTTTCGGGAAGTTATGTGCAGATTGGGGTGGATGGGAATTTGATTTTAACCCAATAGATATTTTGGCTTATAATGATATTATAGAATATGCAGATAATTTTTTGGTAGGTGCGGGTATCTCGCATACATTGAGTGACGAAAAAAATTCATTTTCATTTCAAATACTAAATTCAAGAACAAAAACGTATGAAGAGCAATACGGGAGCACGGCACCACCAAATTTAAATCCTTCAGAATATCCTTTAGCAGCAGTCGTTAATTGGAGAGGTAATTTTTTTGATGGTAAATTTGAAACTACCTATAGCTATAGTTTTTTCAATGAAGCCAAAGGGGCACATATGAATTATTTTGCTTTGGGAAATAAATTTAAGGCTAAAAATCTATTGCTGTATTACGATTTTCAATATAGTGATGAAGGTCTTGACCGCAAAGGGATCATCTCTGGTATCATCAGTAATCAATATCAGTATGCTGCTCAAAATACTCTTTATGTGGAAAACTGGATAAGAGCGGAGTATTTGGTTAATCCTAAAATTAACCTATTATTGACAGTTATGACAAGTAATGCATCGTGGAAAGATAATCCAGATCCAAATGGGAGTTCAAAATTATCTACCAGTTATGGGCTTATACCAACAATTCAATATATGCCTTTCAAAGATTTTAACATGAAGTTCTATTTGGGATACGTTGCCAGAAAATACAATTACACAGGCTATGCCGAAACTACTTTTGGTGCAAAAGATTATACTACTGGCTTGCTAAGCTTTGGTATTATTGCACCTTTACTGGTCTTATGA
- a CDS encoding endonuclease III domain-containing protein codes for MNLFEDQNDEWAEKLAPILKKYKEKKHPLDYHNLYQLVVMVVLSAQDSDANINTIAPALFAVFPNMESLAASNKEALIPHISKVRNFGTKANWLIEIAQTIQKDENIPLTMDTLTALKGIGRKSANVIMREANVPAEGIIADLHVIRVAPRIGLIPESKDGIKVEKQLMQILPKNIWGEIGMSISFLGREICRPKPKCEDCPIKHICWYYRLKGQCP; via the coding sequence ATGAATTTATTTGAAGATCAAAATGATGAATGGGCAGAAAAATTAGCTCCAATTCTAAAGAAATACAAAGAAAAAAAACATCCGTTAGACTATCATAATTTGTATCAATTAGTTGTAATGGTTGTACTTTCTGCACAAGATTCGGATGCGAATATCAATACTATTGCCCCAGCATTATTTGCAGTCTTTCCTAATATGGAAAGTTTGGCTGCTTCGAATAAAGAGGCCCTTATTCCACATATTTCCAAAGTTAGAAATTTTGGAACCAAAGCTAACTGGTTAATCGAAATTGCACAAACCATCCAAAAAGACGAAAATATCCCACTGACGATGGATACTTTAACTGCTCTAAAAGGCATTGGACGTAAATCTGCAAATGTGATTATGCGAGAAGCCAATGTTCCTGCAGAAGGCATAATTGCCGATTTACATGTAATTCGGGTGGCCCCCAGAATTGGATTAATACCAGAATCAAAAGACGGTATCAAAGTCGAAAAACAACTCATGCAAATTTTACCCAAAAATATTTGGGGTGAAATCGGTATGTCTATTTCATTTTTAGGAAGAGAAATTTGTAGACCAAAACCGAAATGCGAGGACTGTCCAATTAAGCATATTTGTTGGTACTATAGACTAAAAGGTCAATGTCCATAA
- the nuoK gene encoding NADH-quinone oxidoreductase subunit NuoK, whose product MIAGISIYEILTLTSILFFIGIYGFITRKNLISILISIELILNASAVNFVAINKYLYPDALQGVYFSIFIIAVAAAETALAVAIIINLYRLISSVEVKDTEIMKY is encoded by the coding sequence ATGATAGCAGGAATTAGCATATACGAAATTCTCACCCTTACCTCTATCTTATTTTTTATAGGTATTTATGGGTTTATTACAAGAAAAAATTTGATTTCAATTTTAATTTCGATCGAATTAATTTTAAATGCTTCAGCTGTAAATTTTGTTGCCATCAACAAGTATTTATACCCAGATGCTTTGCAAGGCGTTTACTTTTCGATCTTTATTATAGCCGTGGCCGCTGCTGAAACCGCACTTGCCGTTGCAATTATTATCAATCTATATAGACTAATTAGCTCTGTAGAAGTGAAGGACACTGAAATTATGAAGTATTAA